The following is a genomic window from Pseudomonas sp. FP2335.
AGCACGCCTTTGGTGTCGAGCACGAACACGTAGCGGTCCTTGTCGATGAATTCGCCTTGGCGGCTGAACGCGGCGAAGGCCTTGTCACCGTTGCTCTGGTAATACGCCAAGGCTTTTTCCAGCAGTGCCTTGGCGGCTTGAGCGTCCTCGTCCTGAGTCGTTGCAGCGTGCACCTGGCTGAAACACAACAACAGCAGCCAGGTGATGTGGCGCAGTGCATTCATGGTCCGTTCCTCGTTCTTGTTGATGTGCCAAGAGCGTAGACGGCTGTAGTCCAAGGCGTCGAATGTTTAGCCAAGTTGCACCCAAACTCCGCCAAGCCTGAATTTATTCACCTATGCCGGCGTGTGACGCTGCCGGGCATCGACCTCACTGTGATCGCCCATGGACGGTTCCGCCGATACGCTCCCCGAGCTGGCTTTCTGGGCACTGTTCCACTGCCGGCACGCACGCCCACCAGACGCCTTTCTTCTACGTTGATCCACCCCCTGTAGGGCGTGCTCCTGCGCGCCTGTCCGACACAAACGTATGAGAATGCCCATGAGCGATTTCGCCTGCCTGCACGAAGCCCAGACCTTTCTGGACCAGCACCCGGACATCGAGATGTTCGAACTGTTTATCCTCGACAACAATGGCGTGCCACGTGGCAAGCTCCTGCACCGCGATGAACTGCTGGCGGTGTACGCCAGCGGCCGGCCGCTGCCCAGCACCATCCTCGGCCTGACCATCAATGGCGACGACGTAGAGGACTCCGGGCTGGTCTGGGACGTGGGCGATATTGACTGTCGCGCCTACCCCCTCAGCGGCAGCCTGCAGCGCATGCCATGGCGGTTGATCCCGACGGCGGCGGTGCAAGTCAGCATGCACCCAAGCGAAGGCCTGCCCGCCACGGTGGCCGATCCCCGGCACTTGCTGGCCAGGGTGATCGACGGGCTCAAGGCCGACGGTTATTACCCGGTGATGGCGGCGGAGCTGGAGTTCTACCTGCTGGACCAGCAACCCGACAGCCATGGCCGCCCGCAACCGGCACGGGACATGGACGGCGGCCGCCCACGTTCGACCCATGTCTACGGCCTGCGCGAGCTGGAACAGATCGAACCGTTTCTCGCCGACCTCTATAGCGCCTGCAAATTGCAAGGCATCCCGGCACGTACGGCGATCTCCGAATACGCCCCGGGCCAAGTCGAGATCACCCTGGAGCACCGCGCCGACGCCCTGCAAGCGATGGATGAGGCGGTGCGCTACAAGCGCCTGGTCAAGGGCGTGGCGCACAAGCACGGGATGACCGCCTGCTTCATGGCCAAGCCGTTCGACGACCTCGCCGGCACCGGCATGCACATGCACGTCAGCCTGGCAGACGCAGCGGGCAACAACCTGTTCGCCAGTGAGGCTGCCGACGGCACGCCGCTGCTGCGCCAGGCGGTGGGCGGCATGCTCAGTACTTTGCTCGATTCGCTGCTGCTGTTTTGCCCCAACGCCAACTCCTACCGGCGTTTCCAGAGCAACAGCTATGCGCCACTGGCCGCCACCTGGGGGGTCGACAACCGCACCGTCAGCCTGCGTGTACCTGGTGGCCCGGCCCCATCCCGGCACATCGAACACCGCATCTGCGGTGCCGACGCCAACCCCTACCTGGCTGCTGCTGCGATCCTGGCCGGCATCCATCGAGGTATCCGCGAACAACGCGACCCCGGCGCGCCGGTGGAAGGCAATGGCTATGCCCAGGCCAAGGAGTTGCTGCCCACTGACTGGCTGACCACCCTGCGTGCGCTGGAAGGCTCAAGCTGGGCGCGAGAAGCGTTTGGCCGTGAGTTCCTCGGCGTGTACCTGGCGGTAAAACGTGCGGAATACCGCCAGTTCATGGGCGAGGTCGGCGCGCAGGATTGGCGCTGGTATCTGCATCAGGCCTGAACAAGTCGACGGTAGTGATGGTTTCAACCTTTTTTTCACGTTGCAGTGGTTAAGCTGCGAATCAAGGTCGTTCACTCCCGTTTCACTTACATGAGCTCGCGATGTCGCCACAACCTCCATCCTCCATCGAGATCGAATTCGCCGAGCGCTGTGGCCGTGAGCACGCGCGGGTCTGCGGCGATACGCGTCCGCCCGGGCTGCTGCAGCGCCTGGCGGCCTGGCGTGTGCAGCGGCTGGTGCGCCATGCACTGAACGCGGCGGGCGAGCCGGGGCTGATTCTGGATCTGGCGTGTGGTTCGGGGCGCTTCTGGCCGGTGTTGGCCGAGCACGTCAACCGCGTGATCCTGGCCTCGGATAATTCCCAGGACATGCTCGACCACGCCCGCGGTCATCACCCGGCATTGCTCAAGCGGATCAAGACGTTCCAGGGCTCGGCGTTTTCCATCGGCCTGTCCGCG
Proteins encoded in this region:
- a CDS encoding glutamine synthetase family protein, with the translated sequence MSDFACLHEAQTFLDQHPDIEMFELFILDNNGVPRGKLLHRDELLAVYASGRPLPSTILGLTINGDDVEDSGLVWDVGDIDCRAYPLSGSLQRMPWRLIPTAAVQVSMHPSEGLPATVADPRHLLARVIDGLKADGYYPVMAAELEFYLLDQQPDSHGRPQPARDMDGGRPRSTHVYGLRELEQIEPFLADLYSACKLQGIPARTAISEYAPGQVEITLEHRADALQAMDEAVRYKRLVKGVAHKHGMTACFMAKPFDDLAGTGMHMHVSLADAAGNNLFASEAADGTPLLRQAVGGMLSTLLDSLLLFCPNANSYRRFQSNSYAPLAATWGVDNRTVSLRVPGGPAPSRHIEHRICGADANPYLAAAAILAGIHRGIREQRDPGAPVEGNGYAQAKELLPTDWLTTLRALEGSSWAREAFGREFLGVYLAVKRAEYRQFMGEVGAQDWRWYLHQA
- a CDS encoding class I SAM-dependent methyltransferase, translated to MSPQPPSSIEIEFAERCGREHARVCGDTRPPGLLQRLAAWRVQRLVRHALNAAGEPGLILDLACGSGRFWPVLAEHVNRVILASDNSQDMLDHARGHHPALLKRIKTFQGSAFSIGLSANAVDCIFCLELFRHVPGSDGRLALLREFYRVSRDTVIVSVNSAVAVEPEFRQAGFEVLNHQEFVPGSKLWRVYVLRKAG